From the Clostridium putrefaciens genome, one window contains:
- a CDS encoding ABC transporter permease yields the protein MGVKKVLYNIRIVFALVKYNFKNLTNYRKDFLIGLFMVIINMAISLSYIEILYNNITNIANWSKYEIMLIYAIASLNMSIYSILYGNYRNLKRYIFNGELEMMLTKPLDIVLHLRMREVSIQPLVNIIVYITLFFFCLKELNKSITFIILLKMVGLSILGVLFIASIALTSLSVLFYTRYTYTPYDSIMTTLDLTNYPINIFPEVVKNMVMTVFPIVLIGYLPANTILLKDNVVINNIVIIIILIYYFISKLIFKTSIKRYDGLGN from the coding sequence ATGGGGGTTAAAAAAGTATTATATAATATAAGAATAGTATTTGCTTTAGTTAAATATAATTTTAAGAATTTAACTAATTATAGAAAGGATTTCTTGATTGGACTTTTTATGGTTATAATAAACATGGCAATTAGCTTATCTTATATAGAAATTCTTTATAATAACATAACTAATATAGCTAATTGGAGTAAGTATGAGATAATGCTAATATACGCCATAGCTTCTTTAAACATGTCTATATATAGTATCTTATATGGAAACTATAGGAACTTAAAAAGATACATTTTTAATGGAGAATTAGAAATGATGCTAACAAAACCATTAGATATTGTTCTACATTTAAGAATGAGAGAAGTTAGTATACAACCACTTGTGAATATCATAGTTTATATAACTTTATTCTTTTTTTGTCTAAAAGAGCTTAATAAAAGTATTACTTTTATTATATTATTAAAGATGGTGGGGTTGTCTATTTTAGGAGTTTTATTCATAGCTTCAATTGCATTGACTTCGCTTAGTGTATTATTCTATACAAGATATACATATACCCCATATGATTCTATAATGACTACATTAGATTTAACGAACTATCCAATAAATATTTTCCCGGAAGTAGTTAAAAATATGGTTATGACAGTTTTCCCTATTGTCTTAATAGGATACTTACCAGCTAACACCATATTATTAAAAGATAATGTAGTTATTAATAATATAGTAATTATTATCATATTAATATATTATTTTATATCAAAACTAATATTTAAAACTTCAATAAAAAGATATGATGGATTAGGTAATTAA
- a CDS encoding ABC-2 family transporter protein, whose amino-acid sequence MNTFKKYAIWIKMGSKIQFHDIGIIFDLIVMVVFRYIFLSFLWSSIFKYNEIANWTMNSYKIYIGSSVFLSCLISYPNIYFMSLDMRSGNIINYLIKPTYYPYHVIYKNIGIAASNVLILAPVFIVYLSFSNTNITAENLFWFVLLAIMGVFTYILFDILMGLLTFWFENSWGLNIVKQSILTFFSGSMFPLDFLPKQLNDILKYSPFPGIIYRPTTILINGSYNNLFSLFLQIAWILIFLILIRVIFRSCEKDVIIYGG is encoded by the coding sequence ATGAATACTTTTAAAAAATATGCAATATGGATAAAGATGGGCTCAAAGATTCAATTTCATGATATTGGAATAATATTTGATCTGATAGTAATGGTTGTATTTAGGTATATATTTTTAAGTTTTCTTTGGAGTAGTATTTTTAAATATAATGAAATAGCTAATTGGACTATGAATAGTTATAAGATTTATATAGGTTCAAGTGTATTTTTATCATGTTTAATATCATATCCAAATATTTATTTTATGAGTTTAGATATGAGAAGCGGAAATATTATAAATTATTTAATAAAACCAACATACTACCCTTACCATGTGATTTACAAAAATATAGGTATAGCAGCAAGTAATGTATTGATATTAGCGCCTGTTTTTATTGTTTATTTATCTTTTTCAAATACAAATATAACAGCAGAGAACTTATTTTGGTTTGTTTTATTAGCTATTATGGGAGTTTTTACTTATATACTATTTGATATATTAATGGGGCTATTAACTTTTTGGTTTGAGAATAGCTGGGGACTTAACATTGTAAAGCAATCCATTCTCACCTTTTTTTCAGGAAGTATGTTTCCTCTAGACTTTCTTCCAAAACAATTAAATGATATTTTAAAATATAGTCCTTTCCCAGGAATTATTTATAGACCTACCACTATTTTAATTAATGGCAGTTATAATAATCTATTTTCCTTATTTTTACAAATAGCTTGGATTTTAATATTTCTTATACTAATTAGAGTAATTTTTAGAAGTTGTGAGAAAGATGTGATAATATATGGGGGTTAA
- a CDS encoding DUF4430 domain-containing protein, translating into MKKKLSILAFVILISVGGMIFSKSFTKQEQLKLSTKGLDNTRISEVEESKDNPILDDDKNVAATEEEKGNEKLKENKEESKENKENKEQLKEDKDKYKTKENKETINEKDSIENKKSQSETKISEPTKESKGDTQSSESKNNEVKTETKNNTTVNPKEPERKQEPNVSIVNGITGNVIVSEYMNIEGKSAYDVTLEILEKNKINKRIKSGYFASMAGLEERKPEKTSGWCYYVNGVKPGIGSLSYTLKKGDKLVWKFLLDGINN; encoded by the coding sequence ATGAAAAAGAAATTAAGTATCTTAGCATTTGTAATTTTAATTAGTGTAGGTGGAATGATCTTTTCAAAATCTTTTACAAAGCAAGAACAATTAAAATTAAGTACTAAGGGTTTAGATAATACTAGAATATCTGAGGTTGAAGAATCTAAAGATAACCCTATTTTAGATGATGATAAAAATGTTGCTGCAACAGAAGAAGAAAAGGGTAACGAAAAATTAAAAGAAAATAAAGAAGAATCAAAAGAAAATAAAGAAAATAAAGAACAATTAAAAGAAGATAAAGATAAATATAAAACAAAAGAAAATAAAGAAACTATAAATGAGAAGGACAGTATAGAAAATAAAAAATCACAGTCTGAAACAAAGATTTCAGAGCCTACAAAAGAATCAAAAGGTGATACACAAAGTAGTGAAAGCAAAAACAATGAAGTAAAGACTGAAACTAAAAATAACACTACTGTAAACCCAAAGGAACCAGAAAGAAAACAAGAACCTAATGTAAGTATAGTTAATGGTATAACTGGAAATGTTATAGTTTCTGAATATATGAACATTGAGGGAAAGAGTGCATATGATGTTACTTTAGAGATTTTAGAAAAAAATAAAATAAATAAAAGAATAAAGTCAGGATACTTTGCTAGTATGGCAGGACTTGAAGAAAGAAAACCAGAAAAGACTAGTGGATGGTGTTATTACGTTAATGGTGTTAAACCAGGTATAGGATCATTATCCTATACTTTGAAAAAAGGTGACAAGTTAGTGTGGAAATTCCTTTTAGATGGAATCAACAATTAA
- a CDS encoding type 1 glutamine amidotransferase, whose amino-acid sequence MELNICHLYPDLLNVYGDVGNIDILKYRASNRNITVNTYNVSLGDEFDPLKYDIVFFGGGQDYEQSIVSNDLIKYKKDPLSKYIEDGNVLLAICGGYQLLGRYYTTGSGTKLEGLSLLDIYSEASDVRFIGNTIIKNETFNETYVGFENHSGRTYIGDLQPLGKCLEGFGNNGEDGNEGCIYKNTFCTYFHGSLLSKNPELADRLILTALENKYKEDITLSPLDDDLELKAKDHIIKTYLKK is encoded by the coding sequence ATGGAACTTAATATATGTCACTTATATCCTGATCTTTTAAATGTTTATGGAGATGTTGGAAACATTGATATATTAAAATACAGAGCATCAAATAGAAATATAACTGTAAATACTTATAATGTATCTTTAGGAGATGAATTTGATCCTCTAAAATACGATATCGTATTTTTTGGTGGTGGACAGGATTATGAACAGTCAATTGTATCTAACGACCTAATTAAATATAAAAAGGATCCTTTATCTAAGTATATTGAAGACGGTAATGTACTTTTAGCTATTTGTGGTGGCTACCAACTACTTGGTAGATATTACACCACAGGTTCTGGCACTAAATTAGAGGGTCTGTCTTTATTAGATATTTATAGCGAAGCTTCCGATGTTAGATTTATAGGTAATACTATAATAAAAAATGAAACCTTTAACGAAACCTATGTAGGCTTTGAGAATCACTCTGGAAGAACTTATATAGGTGATTTACAACCTTTAGGTAAATGTCTAGAAGGCTTTGGTAATAACGGTGAGGATGGCAATGAAGGGTGCATCTATAAAAACACCTTTTGTACTTATTTTCATGGTTCTTTACTTTCTAAAAATCCTGAACTTGCAGATAGGCTTATTTTAACCGCCTTAGAAAATAAGTATAAAGAAGATATAACATTATCTCCTTTAGATGATGATTTAGAGTTAAAAGCGAAAGATCATATTATAAAAACCTATCTAAAAAAATAA
- a CDS encoding DUF4430 domain-containing protein, translating into MQKRLRGFNKYISLFVGAMLLIFQFSFLNIAKASEVIAEEVSIRVEAPDKTIIEGKETGTTAYEVLEKVLNKNNINLEAEDSQYGKFIKGISGVNSGKFGGYDGWLYYIKNGTKVETSGVSIDSYKLNKGDNIVVYYGNFDTPYINTIDFNKEVIKENEPFEMIFSFKNFDYTLNKDIVNPIKDAKVTIGDKEYITNAEGKIVVVGLNKGEHQYSISGYKKDNIPTVIKDRGKFVIDNLNKPLIYFNDDNLVKKEEVKKPKDIKGQLELTLNYIKNNSSNSWAALSLDKYGIKSDEGYLKTWVEEIEKDGLSNLNAIDIESKIMGLTALGYSSYDFVGHNLVEELYNRKLSEFYNNEVAFGLLAYNYLGLKDEYKIGEKELIESLLSLKLSYKADDKNLVGWTWYGDKIDPDMTAVVISALAPYYRGREIEGIDNNKIKDSVDEAVKTLSLLQNENGDIIGQYGASSETDSFTIIALTSLGINPEGEMFTKEKGDLVSSFLAYSGDNGQFNHDDKSKNNYISTEEALRALISLDEFSKNGAYDYYKGSKDVKSLPSFKIKESEETKNDEIKKTEEIINDNLIKGDLEHGNLAQDNKGENKSPMAVLPKTGSTISFYYMIIVSFALIISGIKKIK; encoded by the coding sequence ATGCAAAAAAGATTAAGAGGATTTAATAAATATATTAGTTTATTTGTAGGAGCTATGCTATTAATATTTCAATTTAGTTTTTTAAATATAGCTAAGGCATCAGAAGTAATTGCTGAGGAAGTAAGTATAAGGGTAGAAGCACCTGATAAAACTATAATAGAAGGAAAAGAAACTGGTACTACTGCCTATGAAGTTTTAGAAAAAGTTTTAAATAAAAACAATATAAATCTTGAGGCCGAAGATAGTCAGTATGGAAAGTTCATAAAGGGCATAAGTGGAGTTAATAGTGGGAAATTTGGAGGTTATGACGGATGGTTATACTATATTAAAAATGGAACTAAGGTAGAGACTTCCGGTGTGTCTATAGATAGTTATAAATTAAACAAAGGTGACAACATAGTAGTTTATTATGGAAACTTTGATACACCGTATATAAACACTATAGACTTCAACAAAGAAGTAATAAAAGAAAATGAACCATTTGAAATGATCTTTTCATTTAAGAATTTTGATTACACATTAAATAAGGATATAGTTAATCCTATAAAAGATGCTAAAGTTACTATAGGTGATAAAGAATATATTACGAATGCAGAAGGAAAAATAGTAGTAGTAGGTTTAAATAAGGGAGAACATCAATATAGCATTAGTGGATATAAAAAGGATAATATTCCAACAGTTATAAAAGATAGAGGTAAATTTGTTATAGATAATTTAAACAAACCTCTTATATATTTTAATGATGATAACTTAGTAAAAAAAGAAGAAGTAAAAAAACCAAAAGATATAAAGGGTCAACTAGAATTAACTTTAAATTATATCAAAAACAATTCATCTAACTCATGGGCAGCTTTGTCTCTAGATAAATATGGGATTAAGTCAGATGAAGGTTATTTAAAAACTTGGGTAGAAGAGATAGAAAAAGATGGTTTAAGTAATCTAAATGCAATAGATATAGAGTCGAAAATAATGGGGCTTACGGCTTTAGGATACTCTTCTTATGATTTTGTAGGTCATAACTTAGTGGAAGAGCTATATAACAGAAAACTTAGTGAATTTTATAATAATGAGGTAGCGTTTGGACTACTTGCTTATAATTATTTAGGTCTTAAAGATGAATATAAGATTGGAGAAAAGGAGTTAATAGAATCACTATTAAGTTTAAAGCTATCTTATAAAGCAGATGATAAGAACCTAGTAGGCTGGACTTGGTACGGTGATAAAATAGATCCAGATATGACAGCAGTCGTAATCAGCGCACTAGCACCCTATTATAGGGGAAGAGAAATAGAAGGTATAGATAATAATAAGATAAAGGATTCAGTGGACGAGGCTGTAAAAACTCTATCTTTATTACAAAATGAAAATGGGGATATTATAGGACAATATGGTGCTTCTAGTGAAACTGATTCCTTTACTATAATAGCTCTTACTTCCCTAGGAATAAATCCTGAAGGCGAGATGTTTACTAAAGAAAAAGGTGATTTGGTATCATCATTTTTAGCCTATAGTGGAGATAATGGACAATTTAATCATGATGATAAGTCTAAAAATAATTATATTTCTACAGAAGAGGCTTTAAGGGCTCTTATAAGTCTAGATGAGTTTAGTAAAAATGGAGCATACGATTATTATAAAGGATCTAAAGATGTTAAAAGTCTTCCTTCATTTAAGATAAAAGAAAGTGAAGAAACTAAGAATGATGAAATTAAAAAGACAGAAGAAATTATAAATGACAATTTAATAAAAGGCGATTTGGAACATGGCAATTTAGCACAAGACAATAAAGGTGAAAATAAATCGCCAATGGCTGTATTACCTAAAACAGGTAGTACTATAAGTTTTTATTACATGATTATTGTATCTTTTGCCTTGATTATATCAGGAATTAAAAAAATAAAATAG
- a CDS encoding ATP-binding cassette domain-containing protein: MEISLNSVSKEYRIIEKGDSLFKRKKRSIHALNDISFSIKSGEICGLIGLNGAGKSTLTKILCGVLSETSGEIKLTLDGKEVIGEEFKKNMSVIFGHRGQLWDNLQVADSYEIISRIYDIPRDEFQERLRWLDQMLELNDLLYRPARQLSLGQRMKCEVAGNLLCMPKLLLLDEPTIGLDILTKENIFNTILEIHKEIENTIIFTSHDLKDVGNLCNRILILNKGKLIFDDSISTLYETYANEYIITLKSPNKLLSIDELGRMLGDYQKNIKHIEYKENCLLIYFNKEDNSIPFKIMELLDKELAPNNFNLSTTNFEQIILNIYEG, translated from the coding sequence ATGGAAATTTCATTAAATAGTGTATCAAAAGAATATAGAATAATTGAAAAAGGGGACTCTCTGTTTAAAAGAAAGAAAAGAAGTATTCATGCACTTAATGATATCTCTTTTTCTATAAAATCAGGTGAAATCTGTGGATTAATAGGACTTAATGGAGCAGGGAAATCCACATTAACAAAGATATTATGCGGAGTATTGTCAGAAACCAGTGGCGAAATTAAATTAACTTTGGATGGTAAAGAAGTTATAGGTGAAGAATTTAAAAAAAATATGAGCGTTATATTTGGACATAGAGGACAGCTATGGGATAATCTGCAGGTGGCAGATTCTTATGAAATTATCAGTAGAATATACGATATACCTAGGGACGAATTTCAAGAAAGATTAAGATGGCTAGATCAAATGTTAGAGTTAAATGATTTATTATATAGACCAGCGAGGCAATTAAGTCTTGGACAGAGAATGAAATGTGAAGTAGCTGGTAATTTATTATGTATGCCAAAATTGTTATTATTAGACGAGCCAACTATTGGACTCGACATTTTAACTAAAGAAAATATATTTAATACTATTCTAGAGATCCATAAAGAGATTGAGAATACTATTATCTTTACATCTCACGATTTAAAGGATGTGGGAAATTTATGTAATCGGATATTGATTTTAAATAAAGGGAAATTAATTTTTGATGATTCAATAAGTACGCTTTATGAAACCTATGCAAATGAATATATAATAACATTAAAATCTCCTAACAAATTATTGAGCATAGATGAGTTAGGGAGAATGTTAGGTGATTACCAAAAGAATATCAAACATATAGAATATAAAGAGAATTGTTTATTAATATATTTTAATAAAGAAGATAATTCAATACCTTTTAAAATTATGGAATTATTAGATAAGGAATTGGCACCTAATAATTTCAATTTATCAACTACAAACTTTGAACAAATAATTCTAAATATATATGAAGGGTAA
- a CDS encoding Mur ligase family protein has protein sequence MSKINIKSFFSIITSKLILKISKSFLQGGSNFPGKVALKLDKDILKVISKGYKTIIITGTNGKTTTTSATVNIFKQQGYEVITNNTGANMFPGIVSCFLDNFKFFKTDSTKDKVAILEVDEANVKFITEYINPEVISITNLFRDQLDRYGEVYITLEKILEGIKKSPDSTLILNGDESLLGNLSVPNPLRYYGFNNFNLGDKTIELNADAKFCTVCKSPYKYNFITYNHLGDFFCDNCGYKKPLLDYHIDEVITLTSKGSSFIINNTEFFMPQSGTYNIYNALCAYSIAKFFNIEDSIISTSLLKQDASFGRQESIDIDGKEVNIILVKNPAGYNQAIDTLSLSKDSMSIAFLLNDNYADGRDVSWIWDVSFDKLNNLPICDVIIGGYRKYDMAVRLKISGLNKNNFKLSASDDEVLNNIIGCQSNKVYVLTTYTAMINFRKHLNSKGYLKKLW, from the coding sequence GTGTCTAAAATAAATATAAAATCTTTTTTCAGCATAATTACATCTAAACTAATCTTAAAAATATCTAAAAGTTTTTTGCAAGGTGGTAGTAACTTTCCAGGTAAAGTAGCATTAAAATTGGATAAAGATATATTAAAGGTCATAAGCAAGGGTTATAAAACCATAATCATAACAGGTACCAACGGTAAAACCACTACCACAAGCGCCACTGTAAATATATTCAAACAGCAAGGTTATGAGGTTATAACTAATAATACCGGTGCAAATATGTTCCCTGGAATTGTATCTTGCTTTTTAGATAATTTTAAGTTTTTTAAAACAGATTCTACAAAAGATAAAGTGGCGATTCTAGAGGTTGATGAGGCTAACGTTAAGTTTATAACGGAATATATTAATCCTGAAGTAATAAGCATAACTAACCTTTTCAGAGATCAATTAGATAGATATGGTGAAGTTTACATAACCTTAGAAAAAATTCTAGAAGGAATAAAAAAATCTCCTGACTCAACTTTAATATTAAATGGTGATGAATCACTTCTAGGCAATCTATCAGTACCAAACCCTTTAAGATACTATGGCTTTAACAACTTTAACTTAGGCGATAAAACTATTGAGTTAAATGCTGATGCAAAATTTTGCACAGTATGTAAATCTCCCTACAAATATAATTTTATAACCTATAATCACTTAGGTGACTTTTTTTGTGATAATTGTGGTTATAAAAAGCCTCTTTTAGATTATCATATAGATGAAGTTATTACTTTAACGTCTAAGGGTTCCTCTTTTATTATAAATAATACAGAGTTCTTTATGCCTCAATCTGGAACATATAATATATATAATGCTTTGTGCGCCTATTCTATAGCAAAGTTTTTTAATATTGAAGATTCTATAATTTCTACTTCTTTATTAAAGCAAGATGCAAGTTTTGGAAGACAAGAATCTATTGATATAGATGGCAAAGAGGTCAATATAATCTTAGTTAAAAATCCTGCAGGATATAACCAAGCAATAGATACCTTATCGCTAAGTAAAGATTCAATGTCTATAGCATTTTTGTTAAATGATAACTATGCAGACGGAAGAGATGTTTCTTGGATTTGGGATGTGAGCTTTGATAAGCTAAATAACCTTCCTATTTGCGATGTTATAATTGGCGGATATCGTAAATATGATATGGCAGTAAGACTAAAAATTAGCGGTTTAAATAAAAATAATTTTAAATTAAGTGCTAGCGATGATGAAGTATTAAATAATATAATAGGATGTCAGTCTAATAAGGTATATGTACTAACTACCTATACCGCTATGATTAATTTTAGAAAACACCTAAATTCAAAAGGATACCTAAAAAAACTTTGGTAA
- a CDS encoding ABC transporter ATP-binding protein: MNHIKLNNLSYKYPNAINDSLKDINTDIEKGEFVLVIGKSGSGKSTLAKVISGSIPNFYGGRLRGKIEIEGVNCINETGDNHRRNVSMVFQDPEKQLIMNKVHREIAFGLENIGLETSDIQKRLFESLQFCSLLDFYNRDIKTLSGGEKQKVVIASALAMRDECIILDEPTSQLDPSSAEEIINLIKKINEELGVTIIVIEQRMERWMEFSDKIIFMNQGKIDFFGIPEDFLNTNNSSFMPSYIEALRYMNIKESPKTFKGARIIMEKQLGIKIKVAERLNKDKEHKEIKTKSLIGKLFSKKEKEEGEISIKGLKVKYDDNLVLNNINLNIKKGDFCALIGPNGAGKSTFFKSIMSLVDYTGDIRFQNKNTRDIDKRDFYKSIGYVSQNPNDYISRDSVYNEIKFTLDNYNIKDEGKINKVIKRLNLEHLKDKNPRDISGGERQRLAIATMIVLEPKVLLIDEPTRGLDDENKKRLQEILKEINSTGVTIILITHDMDFAASSANRFIMLFNGKITSDGDMQKVFKEGFYYTTTLHKLFNNINKNIFNLEDVNTFYKKGLGRTL; the protein is encoded by the coding sequence CATTAGCTAAGGTAATATCAGGTAGCATACCGAACTTTTATGGTGGAAGGCTAAGAGGGAAGATAGAAATTGAAGGAGTTAATTGTATTAATGAAACAGGTGATAACCATAGGAGAAATGTATCTATGGTATTTCAAGATCCAGAAAAACAATTAATTATGAATAAGGTTCATAGAGAAATAGCCTTTGGACTTGAAAATATAGGACTTGAAACGTCAGATATTCAAAAAAGACTATTTGAATCACTTCAATTTTGTAGTTTATTAGACTTTTATAATAGAGATATAAAAACTCTATCAGGAGGAGAAAAACAAAAGGTGGTTATTGCTTCAGCATTAGCTATGAGAGATGAATGTATAATATTAGACGAGCCAACATCACAGTTAGACCCATCTTCAGCTGAAGAGATCATAAACTTAATTAAAAAGATAAATGAAGAATTAGGTGTAACAATCATAGTAATAGAACAAAGAATGGAAAGGTGGATGGAGTTTTCTGATAAGATAATATTTATGAATCAAGGTAAGATAGACTTTTTTGGAATTCCAGAGGACTTTTTGAATACAAATAATAGTAGTTTTATGCCCTCTTACATTGAGGCTTTAAGATATATGAATATTAAAGAAAGTCCAAAAACCTTTAAAGGTGCTAGGATAATCATGGAAAAGCAATTAGGTATAAAGATAAAAGTAGCGGAAAGGCTTAATAAAGATAAAGAGCATAAGGAGATAAAGACCAAATCTTTAATAGGCAAACTTTTTTCAAAGAAGGAAAAAGAGGAAGGAGAAATATCTATTAAGGGTTTAAAAGTTAAATATGATGATAACTTAGTGTTAAATAATATAAACCTAAATATAAAAAAAGGAGACTTTTGTGCTTTAATCGGCCCTAATGGAGCAGGGAAATCTACATTTTTCAAGTCAATTATGAGTTTAGTTGACTACACTGGAGATATAAGGTTTCAAAATAAAAATACAAGAGACATAGATAAAAGAGACTTTTATAAAAGCATTGGATATGTATCTCAAAACCCTAATGATTATATATCTAGAGATTCTGTATATAATGAGATTAAATTTACTTTAGATAATTACAACATAAAAGATGAAGGTAAAATAAATAAGGTTATTAAAAGACTGAATTTAGAACATTTAAAAGATAAAAATCCAAGGGATATAAGTGGTGGAGAAAGACAAAGACTAGCAATAGCAACAATGATAGTCTTAGAGCCTAAGGTTTTATTAATAGATGAACCTACAAGAGGACTTGATGACGAAAACAAGAAAAGGTTGCAGGAAATATTAAAAGAAATTAATAGTACTGGAGTTACTATAATTTTAATAACCCATGATATGGACTTTGCAGCAAGCTCTGCAAATAGATTTATAATGCTCTTTAATGGAAAGATAACTTCTGATGGTGATATGCAAAAGGTATTTAAAGAAGGATTTTATTATACTACTACCCTACATAAGCTATTTAACAATATAAATAAAAATATCTTTAATCTAGAAGACGTAAATACTTTTTATAAAAAGGGCTTAGGGAGAACACTATGA
- a CDS encoding ECF transporter S component, producing MKKLIMIISILMPFLMSIISLTLKDYDKLSFYLTVFVIVSLVMNFLYLEISKKGTKEIALIATLSAVAAVSRVPFSGIPGVQPTTFLVALSGLVFGSYEGFLVGSTAAFISNMFLGQGPWTPWQMMAWGIVGAVSGLIGLKDKKPSTEIFALICFIYGFAFDWIMNIWHVIGFVRPINWKTILAAYATGLPFDILHAVGNFIFVLILYDKFYNVLSRYKDRLYYTYTK from the coding sequence ATGAAGAAGTTAATAATGATAATATCTATACTAATGCCATTTTTAATGTCTATTATAAGTTTAACATTAAAGGATTATGATAAACTTTCTTTTTACTTAACGGTGTTTGTAATTGTAAGCTTAGTTATGAACTTTCTATATTTAGAAATAAGCAAAAAAGGAACTAAGGAAATAGCTTTAATAGCTACTTTGAGCGCTGTGGCGGCTGTAAGTAGGGTACCATTTTCAGGTATACCAGGAGTTCAGCCTACTACCTTTTTAGTAGCATTATCAGGACTTGTTTTTGGAAGTTATGAAGGGTTTTTAGTAGGAAGTACAGCGGCATTTATATCAAATATGTTTTTAGGTCAAGGGCCATGGACTCCGTGGCAGATGATGGCTTGGGGCATAGTTGGAGCTGTTTCAGGACTTATAGGGCTAAAAGATAAAAAACCATCTACAGAAATATTTGCTTTAATCTGCTTTATTTATGGTTTTGCTTTTGATTGGATAATGAATATATGGCACGTTATAGGTTTTGTAAGGCCAATTAACTGGAAAACCATACTAGCTGCCTATGCAACAGGGCTTCCATTTGACATATTGCATGCTGTAGGTAATTTTATATTTGTATTAATATTATATGATAAATTTTATAACGTATTAAGTAGATATAAGGACAGATTATATTATACTTATACTAAATAA